One part of the Lachnospiraceae bacterium JLR.KK002 genome encodes these proteins:
- a CDS encoding LytTR family DNA-binding domain-containing protein → MKVECKISKEYKEPCAVLYINRMTETIGKIISMLEKEHTDSPALIAAKDRKTYFIRPEDISLIRTEGREIVCYDKIKNRYVLDKPLYELENMLDVRFVRISKSAIANINQINHVEAGFNGTMELVMKNGVTDYISRSFRKSFKERLGLQ, encoded by the coding sequence ATGAAAGTTGAATGTAAAATCAGTAAAGAGTATAAAGAGCCCTGTGCGGTTCTTTATATCAATAGAATGACTGAAACAATCGGGAAAATTATTTCCATGCTGGAAAAAGAACATACGGACTCTCCCGCTCTGATTGCAGCAAAAGACAGGAAAACTTACTTTATCAGGCCGGAAGATATCTCATTGATACGAACGGAAGGCCGGGAAATTGTCTGTTATGATAAAATTAAAAACAGATATGTGCTGGATAAACCTCTGTATGAACTGGAAAACATGCTTGATGTCCGTTTTGTGCGTATTTCAAAATCGGCCATTGCCAATATCAATCAGATTAACCATGTGGAAGCAGGGTTTAACGGGACCATGGAGCTGGTTATGAAAAACGGCGTCACAGATTATATTTCCAGAAGTTTTCGCAAAAGTTTCAAAGAAAGGCTGGGACTGCAATGA
- the secD gene encoding protein translocase subunit SecD has product MKKSKATGILVLILAVMAAMTWYAGTIISTVGVGENRNIRLGLDLAGGVSITYQAVEDNPSAEDMKDTVYKLQKRVETYSTESTVYQEGNNRINIEIPGVSDANEILEELGKPGSLEFQNEAGETLVTGTDIKNAQAGTYNDNMGARQYVVELTLTDEGAEKFAKATADNVGKTLPIVYDGQTISEPGVDEAITGGKAQIDHMESFEAAEELASTIRIGSLSLELEELHSKVVGAQLGEEAISTSLKAALIGLILVMLFMIVMYRVPGFTASIALVLYSALTVWALWIFDITLTLPGIAGIILSIGMAVDANVIIFARIREEIGAGKTVNSAIKIGYAKALSAILDGNITTLIAAVVLGTRGSGSVKGFAYTLGIGIVLSMFTALVITRWLMKCFYALGVQDAKFYGETKERKTIRFLRKRVLFFAISGLLILAGAVGMGINKSKDGNILNYSLDFVGGTSTTVTFNEDYSINEIDEKIVPVVEDVTGDPNVQTQKIEGTNQVVIKTRSLELAERESLNQALIEQFGVSEDGIIAENISSTVSNEMKSDAIWAVAIATVFMLIYIWFRFKDIRFAGSAVIALLHDVLVVLAFYAIVRTSVGNTFIACMLTIVGYSINATIVIFDRIRENLGGAKKKDADSLMEIANRSITQTLSRSINTSLTTFIMVFVLFILGVSSIREFALPLMAGIICGAYSSVCITGALWYVFKVRFAKK; this is encoded by the coding sequence ATGAAGAAAAGTAAAGCGACGGGGATACTGGTTCTGATTCTGGCAGTTATGGCGGCCATGACCTGGTATGCAGGAACTATTATCTCAACGGTTGGCGTAGGCGAGAACCGTAATATCAGGCTGGGACTGGACCTTGCAGGCGGCGTCAGCATCACTTACCAGGCAGTGGAGGACAATCCATCGGCGGAAGATATGAAAGATACTGTCTACAAGCTGCAGAAGCGTGTGGAAACCTACAGTACGGAATCCACCGTATATCAGGAAGGAAATAACCGGATTAATATAGAAATTCCCGGTGTTTCCGATGCAAATGAAATTCTGGAAGAACTCGGAAAGCCCGGCTCTCTGGAATTTCAGAATGAAGCAGGGGAAACCCTTGTGACAGGAACTGACATTAAAAATGCCCAGGCAGGTACCTACAATGATAATATGGGCGCCCGCCAGTACGTGGTGGAACTGACGCTGACAGACGAAGGTGCTGAAAAATTTGCCAAAGCCACCGCGGACAATGTGGGAAAAACCCTGCCCATTGTCTACGACGGACAGACTATCAGCGAACCTGGAGTAGATGAAGCAATCACCGGCGGAAAAGCCCAGATTGACCATATGGAAAGTTTTGAGGCTGCGGAGGAGCTGGCCTCCACCATCCGAATCGGTTCCCTTTCTCTGGAACTGGAAGAACTCCATTCCAAGGTGGTAGGCGCACAGCTGGGAGAAGAAGCTATTTCCACCAGTCTGAAAGCGGCATTAATCGGTCTGATACTGGTTATGCTGTTTATGATAGTGATGTACCGCGTGCCGGGATTTACCGCCAGCATTGCTCTGGTACTCTATTCCGCGCTGACCGTATGGGCGCTGTGGATTTTTGATATTACCCTGACATTGCCTGGTATTGCAGGTATTATTCTGTCCATCGGTATGGCGGTGGACGCCAACGTCATTATATTTGCCCGAATCCGTGAGGAAATCGGAGCGGGAAAAACCGTAAATTCCGCTATTAAAATCGGATATGCCAAAGCCCTTTCCGCTATTCTGGACGGTAACATTACCACATTGATTGCGGCAGTGGTACTGGGAACCCGCGGTTCCGGTTCCGTCAAAGGCTTTGCCTACACACTGGGCATCGGTATTGTACTGTCCATGTTTACGGCCCTGGTTATCACCCGCTGGCTGATGAAATGCTTCTATGCGCTTGGAGTCCAGGATGCGAAATTTTACGGTGAAACCAAAGAACGCAAAACCATCCGGTTCCTGCGGAAACGCGTGCTGTTTTTTGCCATATCAGGGTTGTTGATTCTGGCAGGAGCTGTGGGTATGGGAATCAATAAATCCAAAGACGGAAATATTTTAAATTACAGCCTGGATTTTGTAGGCGGAACTTCCACCACCGTGACTTTCAATGAAGATTATTCCATCAATGAAATTGATGAGAAGATTGTTCCCGTTGTGGAAGATGTTACAGGAGACCCCAACGTCCAGACACAGAAAATTGAAGGTACTAACCAGGTGGTAATCAAGACACGTTCTCTGGAACTGGCAGAGCGTGAATCCCTGAATCAGGCGCTGATTGAACAGTTCGGCGTCAGCGAAGACGGAATTATTGCGGAAAATATCAGTTCTACCGTAAGTAATGAGATGAAATCCGACGCAATCTGGGCAGTGGCAATTGCAACGGTATTCATGCTGATTTATATCTGGTTCCGGTTTAAAGATATCCGTTTTGCAGGAAGCGCCGTCATTGCCCTTCTGCACGACGTGCTGGTGGTACTTGCATTTTATGCCATTGTAAGAACCTCCGTAGGAAATACATTTATTGCATGTATGCTGACCATTGTGGGCTATTCCATCAATGCCACCATTGTTATTTTCGACCGTATCCGCGAGAATCTGGGCGGAGCGAAGAAGAAGGATGCGGACAGCCTGATGGAAATTGCCAACCGGAGTATTACCCAGACGTTGTCCAGAAGTATCAATACTTCTCTGACCACCTTTATTATGGTATTCGTGCTGTTTATTCTGGGCGTCAGCTCCATACGGGAATTTGCCCTTCCGCTGATGGCAGGTATCATCTGCGGCGCTTATTCTTCCGTATGTATCACCGGTGCACTGTGGTATGTGTTTAAAGTGAGATTTGCAAAAAAATAG
- the ispE gene encoding 4-(cytidine 5'-diphospho)-2-C-methyl-D-erythritol kinase produces MKELRLKALAKVNLGLDVLRRREDGYHEVRMVMQTIRLYDRLILRRREKPGIQVKTNLYYLPDNENNLVCQAAKLLQDEFGLEGGMVISLQKFIPVAAGMAGGSSDAAAVLYGMNRMFHLQLSREELMKLGVRIGADVPYCIMRGTALAEGIGEQLSALPPMPECQVVIARPPVSVSTKFVYENLKLEKDTVHPDIDMLIKGLKKGDLHQVAAHMGNVLESVTIPRYPVIEQIKEEMMAGGALSAMMSGSGPTVFGLFEDKEKAEQTCQGLRQGTLAKQVYLTEIYNTFRTESAGKEE; encoded by the coding sequence ATGAAGGAATTAAGATTAAAAGCTCTGGCAAAGGTGAATCTGGGGCTGGACGTACTCAGGCGCCGGGAGGACGGATATCATGAGGTAAGGATGGTTATGCAGACCATTCGGCTGTATGACAGGCTTATACTGCGCAGGAGGGAAAAGCCGGGGATTCAGGTAAAGACAAATCTGTATTATCTGCCGGACAATGAGAACAATCTGGTCTGTCAGGCTGCAAAACTTCTGCAGGATGAATTTGGACTGGAGGGCGGGATGGTCATCAGCCTCCAGAAGTTTATTCCGGTAGCCGCCGGCATGGCAGGAGGCAGTTCCGACGCGGCGGCGGTACTATATGGAATGAACCGGATGTTTCATCTGCAGCTTTCCAGAGAAGAACTGATGAAGCTGGGGGTTCGAATCGGCGCGGATGTGCCCTATTGTATTATGCGGGGAACCGCTCTGGCGGAGGGAATCGGGGAGCAGCTTTCCGCACTGCCGCCCATGCCGGAGTGCCAGGTGGTGATTGCAAGGCCTCCCGTCAGTGTGTCCACAAAATTTGTATATGAGAATCTGAAACTGGAGAAGGATACGGTGCACCCTGATATTGATATGCTGATAAAAGGCCTGAAGAAGGGGGATTTGCATCAGGTGGCCGCCCATATGGGAAATGTGCTGGAAAGCGTTACCATTCCCCGGTATCCGGTAATTGAGCAAATCAAGGAAGAAATGATGGCCGGCGGAGCCCTCAGCGCCATGATGAGCGGGAGCGGACCCACAGTGTTCGGACTGTTTGAAGATAAGGAGAAGGCGGAGCAGACCTGTCAGGGACTGCGGCAGGGGACGCTGGCAAAACAGGTGTATCTGACAGAAATTTATAATACGTTTCGAACGGAGTCTGCAGGAAAAGAGGAGTAG
- the scfB gene encoding thioether cross-link-forming SCIFF peptide maturase gives MVHQYKNNGYNIVLDVNSGAIHVVDEIVYDIIPLFETSAKEEIISRLKEKYPEAEIAEGYEEVRALTEEQQLFTEDEYENYMEQFKERPTVVKALCLHIAHDCNLACRYCFAEEGEYHGRRAVMSYEVGKAALDFLIRNSGNRRNLEVDFFGGEPLMNFEVVKKLVSYGREQEKIHNKNFRFTLTTNGVLLNDEIMEFANREMANVVLSIDGRKEVNDRMRPFRNGTGSYDLIVPKFRKFADSRNQEKYYVRGTFTHNNLDFSEDVLHLADLGFQQISVEPVVAAPTESYALQEGDLPRLFEEYDRLARELIRRKKENRGFQFFHFMIDLEGGPCVAKRLSGCGSGTEYLAVTPWGDLYPCHQFVGNEAFLMGNVTEGVKNLSLQKEFKGCNVYAKEKCRNCFARFYCSGGCAANSWNFHGSITDTYDIGCELQKKRIECAIMIKAALAEETG, from the coding sequence GTGGTTCACCAGTATAAAAACAACGGTTACAATATTGTGCTGGATGTAAACAGCGGTGCGATACATGTGGTGGACGAGATAGTTTATGACATTATCCCATTGTTTGAAACCTCTGCGAAAGAGGAGATAATTTCCAGACTGAAGGAAAAGTATCCCGAAGCTGAGATTGCCGAAGGGTATGAGGAAGTCAGAGCTCTGACGGAAGAACAGCAGCTGTTTACCGAAGACGAATATGAGAATTATATGGAGCAGTTTAAAGAGCGGCCCACGGTGGTCAAAGCTCTGTGCCTGCACATTGCCCACGACTGCAATCTGGCCTGCCGCTACTGTTTTGCGGAAGAAGGGGAATACCACGGAAGAAGGGCGGTCATGTCTTACGAAGTGGGAAAAGCGGCCCTTGATTTTCTGATCCGGAATTCCGGGAACCGCCGGAACCTGGAAGTGGACTTTTTCGGCGGCGAGCCCCTGATGAACTTTGAGGTGGTAAAAAAGCTGGTATCATACGGAAGGGAACAGGAGAAGATTCACAATAAGAATTTCCGGTTTACCCTGACTACTAACGGAGTGCTGCTGAATGATGAGATTATGGAATTTGCCAACCGGGAAATGGCCAATGTAGTGCTGAGTATTGACGGGCGCAAAGAGGTAAACGACAGAATGCGGCCTTTCCGGAACGGTACGGGCAGTTACGATCTGATTGTGCCAAAATTCCGGAAATTTGCAGACAGCAGGAATCAGGAAAAATATTATGTAAGAGGAACCTTTACCCATAATAACCTGGATTTTTCCGAAGACGTGCTTCATCTGGCCGATTTGGGATTTCAGCAGATTTCCGTGGAGCCTGTGGTGGCGGCGCCCACAGAAAGCTATGCGCTGCAGGAAGGAGACCTGCCCCGGCTGTTTGAGGAATATGACAGGCTGGCCAGGGAATTAATCAGACGGAAAAAGGAAAACAGAGGTTTTCAGTTCTTTCATTTTATGATAGATTTGGAGGGCGGGCCCTGCGTGGCAAAACGTCTGTCCGGCTGCGGTTCCGGCACGGAGTATCTGGCAGTGACCCCCTGGGGGGATTTATACCCCTGCCATCAGTTTGTGGGAAATGAAGCATTTCTCATGGGAAATGTGACGGAAGGTGTGAAAAATCTTTCGTTACAGAAAGAATTTAAAGGATGTAACGTGTATGCAAAGGAAAAATGCAGGAACTGTTTTGCCAGATTTTACTGCAGCGGCGGCTGTGCCGCCAATTCCTGGAATTTTCACGGAAGTATTACAGATACTTATGATATCGGTTGCGAGCTGCAGAAAAAGCGGATTGAATGCGCAATTATGATAAAAGCGGCCCTTGCGGAAGAGACCGGCTGA
- the phnD gene encoding phosphate/phosphite/phosphonate ABC transporter substrate-binding protein has product MFKNFLAKSQQPEPVINEQPKAESSPTELSVAEHERIITEIGDMMETLGFDTEHLLWIAKQNKEAFSTLVHHNQKIADSSAENLEQATFVEEKIQQVNQNSETMNEHIRLVEEKADVILKNITEKNETIKETYHMLHDLNETLRITQETNLKLLESSRNIHKIVEYIKNISEETTLLSLNASITAAHAGEAGKAFAIVAGEVGKLSDETDSFINEIEEIVKELEENIQSSHESTKHSEDSIQKLNGFVESTVSILTGTHDSLTDIKRNMGNLTAVSQTNVEVSSDVTDALGKLTDTISTSANQSHESIALIAQHQKKTDTLLSCCDNISSMCENLQYSMCSIKNENEIVIGINPFTSPNDIKNMYQPVLARIFESLGLKVKIIIVKDYLSLGDQIQKGTMDGGWFSPFAYITAAEMTPLIPIATPLINGKDYYNGYIITRNDSGIETLEDLPGRTFAYVDKNSASGYLYARHSIKEAGLDPENIFSAVSFAGSHDQVIQGVLNGEFDAGATYNEAYEKMQKSGTDMSGINIISTTGNIQKDAIAFSKNMNPERIELLKKAFTSFTDFSGITTPVTGFVEAKDSNYDLIRQVQNAK; this is encoded by the coding sequence TTGTTCAAGAATTTTTTAGCAAAATCCCAGCAGCCGGAGCCCGTAATTAATGAACAGCCCAAAGCTGAGTCATCCCCAACCGAACTCTCCGTCGCAGAACATGAGCGGATTATTACCGAAATCGGTGATATGATGGAGACCCTTGGATTTGATACGGAACATCTGCTCTGGATTGCCAAACAAAATAAAGAAGCATTTTCCACCCTTGTACACCATAATCAGAAGATTGCCGATTCCTCTGCCGAAAACCTGGAACAGGCCACTTTCGTGGAAGAAAAGATTCAGCAGGTCAACCAGAACAGTGAGACCATGAATGAACATATCCGGCTGGTGGAAGAAAAAGCAGATGTTATCTTGAAAAACATCACTGAAAAAAATGAAACCATTAAAGAAACCTATCACATGCTTCACGATTTGAATGAAACCCTGCGGATTACCCAGGAGACCAATCTGAAACTGCTGGAATCCTCCCGGAACATTCACAAAATTGTGGAATACATCAAGAATATCTCAGAGGAAACCACCCTGCTTTCTTTAAATGCTTCCATTACCGCGGCCCATGCGGGAGAAGCGGGCAAAGCATTCGCCATTGTAGCCGGAGAAGTGGGTAAACTTTCCGATGAAACGGATTCTTTTATCAATGAAATTGAAGAAATTGTAAAAGAACTGGAAGAAAATATTCAGAGCAGCCATGAATCCACCAAACACTCCGAGGATTCCATTCAGAAACTGAACGGATTTGTGGAAAGCACCGTAAGTATCCTCACCGGGACCCATGACTCTCTGACAGATATCAAACGCAATATGGGCAATCTGACAGCTGTTTCACAGACTAATGTGGAAGTATCCTCAGACGTAACAGATGCTTTGGGCAAACTGACAGACACCATTTCCACCTCTGCCAACCAGTCTCATGAATCCATAGCACTGATTGCCCAGCATCAGAAAAAAACAGATACCCTGCTGTCCTGCTGTGACAACATCAGTTCCATGTGTGAAAATCTTCAGTACAGCATGTGTTCCATCAAAAATGAAAATGAAATTGTAATCGGTATCAATCCCTTTACTTCTCCCAATGATATCAAGAACATGTATCAGCCGGTACTGGCCCGTATCTTTGAATCTCTGGGACTGAAAGTAAAAATTATTATCGTAAAGGATTACCTTTCTCTGGGCGACCAGATTCAGAAGGGTACCATGGACGGAGGCTGGTTCTCACCTTTTGCCTATATCACTGCGGCTGAGATGACCCCGCTGATTCCCATTGCCACTCCGTTAATCAACGGCAAAGATTATTATAATGGCTATATTATTACCAGAAATGATTCCGGTATTGAGACTCTGGAGGATTTACCCGGCAGAACCTTTGCCTACGTGGATAAAAACAGCGCTTCCGGTTATCTGTATGCCAGACACAGCATCAAAGAAGCTGGTCTTGACCCGGAAAACATTTTTTCAGCCGTTTCCTTTGCAGGCAGCCATGACCAGGTAATCCAGGGCGTTCTGAACGGTGAATTTGATGCGGGAGCCACCTACAACGAAGCCTATGAGAAAATGCAGAAGTCCGGAACCGACATGTCCGGCATTAATATTATTTCCACCACGGGAAATATCCAGAAGGACGCCATCGCTTTCAGTAAAAATATGAATCCGGAACGGATTGAGCTTTTGAAAAAAGCATTTACCAGCTTTACGGACTTCTCCGGCATTACCACTCCGGTTACCGGTTTTGTGGAAGCAAAAGACAGCAATTATGACCTGATCCGTCAGGTACAAAATGCAAAATAA
- a CDS encoding ABC transporter permease: MKVFTVICKTELKLFLRDFFSFFFALVFPVLMLLLFGGIYGNAPVYEGTDTGMMDISVPAYAVMVTGVTGLMSLPLTLSGYREKKIYKRFDATPAGKKSIISAQIFISFLMTLAGIAILTAAGILLYQIQIKGSFLSVLTGLLFSIAAMFSMGFLFTAIGWDLKSTSLLCYLCYFIMLFLSGATMPDFMFPDTIKKISSFLPMTYAVDLMQGVFAGDNLSLHGKELSILGAVAVICTAIGAALYRRRDWTK, encoded by the coding sequence ATGAAAGTATTTACCGTAATATGCAAAACAGAATTAAAATTGTTTCTGAGGGATTTTTTCAGCTTTTTCTTCGCTCTTGTGTTTCCTGTATTAATGCTTCTTCTGTTCGGAGGAATTTATGGAAACGCCCCTGTCTATGAGGGAACGGACACCGGCATGATGGACATCTCCGTACCGGCTTATGCTGTCATGGTAACAGGAGTTACCGGTCTGATGTCTCTGCCTCTGACCTTATCCGGTTACAGAGAGAAAAAAATCTACAAAAGATTTGACGCTACCCCCGCGGGAAAGAAAAGTATCATATCCGCACAGATATTCATCAGTTTTCTCATGACGCTGGCAGGGATTGCCATCCTGACAGCCGCCGGAATACTGCTTTATCAGATACAGATAAAAGGCAGTTTTCTCTCTGTTCTGACAGGGCTGCTGTTTTCCATAGCGGCCATGTTTTCCATGGGATTTCTTTTTACTGCTATTGGGTGGGACTTAAAAAGCACATCCCTGCTCTGTTATCTCTGCTATTTTATTATGTTGTTCCTGTCCGGTGCAACCATGCCGGATTTTATGTTCCCCGACACCATTAAAAAAATCTCTTCCTTTCTGCCCATGACGTATGCCGTTGATTTAATGCAGGGAGTTTTTGCCGGAGATAATCTCAGTCTGCACGGAAAGGAACTGAGCATTTTGGGAGCTGTTGCGGTAATATGCACGGCAATTGGAGCTGCTTTATACAGAAGAAGAGACTGGACAAAATAG
- a CDS encoding DUF3021 domain-containing protein produces MKYTVKLVIKYILSGISLGCTFFVMMCLFCFLWDGEGIWMMICKDFARQSAGAMIIGIACGGTAVVYQFERPSVFWKTVIHFCVGMGVFYPVAVTLGWIPFHPDRVLHTVLQFLFSCGIFMAIWACFYLFNRKEARKINQRLKELEQNHSATYK; encoded by the coding sequence ATGAAATATACGGTAAAACTGGTGATAAAATATATATTGTCCGGAATTTCTCTGGGCTGTACCTTCTTTGTGATGATGTGTCTGTTTTGCTTTTTATGGGACGGAGAAGGCATATGGATGATGATATGTAAAGATTTTGCAAGGCAGTCCGCCGGTGCCATGATAATCGGCATTGCCTGCGGCGGAACAGCAGTGGTCTATCAGTTCGAACGACCCTCTGTTTTCTGGAAAACAGTCATACATTTTTGTGTGGGAATGGGGGTGTTTTACCCTGTGGCGGTTACTTTGGGCTGGATTCCCTTTCATCCGGACAGGGTCCTCCATACGGTACTGCAGTTTTTATTTTCCTGCGGTATTTTCATGGCAATCTGGGCCTGCTTCTATCTGTTTAACCGAAAAGAAGCCAGGAAAATCAATCAGAGACTGAAAGAACTGGAACAGAATCATTCTGCTACTTATAAATGA
- the scfA gene encoding six-cysteine ranthipeptide SCIFF: protein MKHVKTLNTKRLQNTVKRGGCGECQTSCQSACKTSCTVGNQSCEHK, encoded by the coding sequence ATGAAACATGTAAAAACATTAAATACAAAGAGATTACAGAACACAGTAAAAAGAGGCGGCTGCGGTGAATGCCAGACCTCCTGCCAGTCTGCGTGCAAGACAAGCTGTACCGTAGGAAACCAGAGCTGTGAGCATAAATAA
- a CDS encoding ABC transporter ATP-binding protein yields the protein MTQELVQVERLNLTYKKLHALQDISFSVKSGEIVAVIGQNGSGKTSAMECIEGLRKPDSGLIRVFGKDPWLCRREIYKEMGVQLQESEYPLKIRTEELCRLFASFYDRPADWNLLLTQMGLNEKRKHPVHKLSGGERQRLSIILSLMGRPKLLVLDELTTGLDPEVRQNMWLSFENIRKSGVAVLMVSHYLDEVEALADKILFLEKGKQQFFGTQGEFREYVKRRLPRHEWEEPVSLEKLYFMIAPKTTGLTMEGIL from the coding sequence ATGACACAGGAACTGGTACAGGTGGAACGTCTGAATCTCACATACAAAAAGTTACATGCCCTTCAGGATATTTCCTTCTCCGTAAAATCCGGAGAGATTGTGGCCGTCATCGGACAAAACGGCTCCGGAAAGACTTCTGCGATGGAATGCATAGAGGGCCTGCGAAAACCGGACAGCGGACTGATTCGGGTGTTCGGAAAAGATCCCTGGCTCTGCCGCAGGGAGATATATAAGGAAATGGGCGTCCAGCTTCAGGAATCGGAATATCCTCTGAAAATCAGAACAGAGGAACTATGCCGGCTGTTTGCTTCTTTTTATGACAGGCCCGCTGACTGGAATTTACTGCTGACCCAGATGGGACTGAATGAAAAAAGAAAGCACCCGGTTCACAAACTGTCCGGCGGAGAGAGACAGCGGCTGTCCATCATCCTTTCCCTTATGGGACGTCCAAAACTTCTGGTGCTGGATGAATTAACTACAGGTCTTGACCCGGAGGTAAGGCAGAATATGTGGCTCAGCTTTGAAAATATCAGAAAAAGCGGCGTAGCTGTTCTTATGGTGTCCCATTATCTGGACGAGGTAGAAGCCCTTGCAGATAAAATCCTCTTTCTGGAAAAAGGAAAACAGCAGTTCTTCGGAACCCAGGGAGAATTCCGGGAATATGTGAAAAGGCGCCTTCCCCGGCATGAATGGGAAGAACCTGTCTCTCTGGAAAAACTTTATTTTATGATTGCACCGAAAACAACCGGTCTGACTATGGAGGGGATATTATGA
- a CDS encoding TrkA C-terminal domain-containing protein has translation MESGSNDPIAYMLTMIALAMITGDTGTSIPVMMFAQITFGAVIGIFNAYVGIAVLQKGDIVSEGMDTVFVIALALLSYAFPTVIGGNGYLSVYLTGIILGNSHISNKITLVHFFDGITGLAQILIFFLLGLLAFPHRLPGIFLPSLAIALFLTLAARPAAVFLLLLPFRPSLRQCILISWSGLRGAASIVFAIMVIASGVSLEHDLFHIVFFISMLSVAIQGSLLPLAARRLDMVDNTSDIRKTFNDYQDDSELTLMQMYIPEGHNWENRLVGEVSFPTGSLALMIKRENETLIPRGNTRIHAEDTLILSVPAYHSENDGKLKEIQITLTHPWCGKCIAELELPEHLLIALIKRRDENLIPQGSTRIYTGDRVVIYK, from the coding sequence ATTGAAAGCGGAAGTAATGACCCCATAGCCTATATGCTTACCATGATTGCCCTGGCCATGATTACCGGCGATACGGGCACTTCTATTCCGGTTATGATGTTTGCACAGATTACGTTCGGAGCGGTAATCGGAATTTTCAATGCATATGTGGGAATTGCAGTCCTCCAGAAAGGGGACATTGTTTCCGAAGGGATGGATACTGTTTTCGTAATTGCCCTGGCACTGCTGTCCTATGCCTTTCCCACCGTAATCGGCGGAAACGGTTACTTAAGCGTATACCTGACCGGAATTATTCTTGGGAACAGCCACATCAGCAATAAAATCACGCTGGTACACTTTTTTGACGGGATTACCGGTCTGGCCCAGATACTGATTTTCTTCCTGCTGGGACTTCTTGCATTCCCTCACCGGCTGCCGGGAATTTTTCTTCCTTCCCTGGCCATTGCCCTGTTCCTTACCCTGGCTGCCCGGCCTGCGGCTGTGTTCCTGCTGCTGCTCCCGTTCCGCCCCTCTCTGAGGCAATGTATCCTGATTTCCTGGTCGGGGCTGCGAGGGGCTGCTTCCATCGTGTTCGCCATTATGGTCATTGCCAGCGGCGTAAGCCTGGAGCATGACCTGTTCCACATTGTATTTTTCATTTCCATGCTTTCTGTGGCCATTCAGGGCTCTCTCCTTCCTCTGGCCGCCCGCAGACTGGATATGGTGGACAATACTTCCGACATCCGCAAAACCTTCAACGACTATCAGGATGATTCGGAGCTGACTCTGATGCAAATGTACATACCAGAAGGGCATAACTGGGAAAACCGCCTGGTTGGGGAAGTGAGCTTTCCCACCGGCTCCCTTGCTCTGATGATAAAACGGGAAAACGAAACTCTGATTCCCCGCGGCAACACACGGATTCATGCGGAAGACACCCTGATTTTAAGCGTACCGGCCTACCACAGCGAAAATGACGGCAAACTGAAAGAAATCCAGATTACCCTCACCCATCCCTGGTGCGGAAAATGCATTGCGGAACTGGAGCTGCCGGAACATCTTCTGATTGCCCTGATTAAACGGAGAGATGAAAATCTGATTCCCCAGGGAAGTACCCGCATTTACACCGGAGACAGGGTTGTCATTTATAAGTAG